A single window of Drosophila suzukii chromosome 3, CBGP_Dsuzu_IsoJpt1.0, whole genome shotgun sequence DNA harbors:
- the LOC139352763 gene encoding uncharacterized protein: MLDRVILGMDFLAAMGSRIQCGGAALKVKLGPSAEDPRLRPSKIDLMSSEDTNPGALEEWSTKVPKRQQSGDKGTTYTERSEAPAHKRIMRQMTALKWTNCFAKMPSNRTAQLNAHSVPDAYPVPRINHILEILRQARFISTLDLKHGYWQIPMAKDSRQFTAFTVPGRGLYQWKFMPFELLSASATFQRALDSMFGADMEPFAFAYLDDIIVIGATEEQDLANLAEVFRRLRRANLKVNPKKCAFFRRRLVYLGHVISAEGVQTDPVKVTAITNLKPLTCLKELRQCLGMASWYRRFVPNFASVVQPMTALLKKGRKLAWSHEQQNALDEVKRSLTTALVLGCPDFDKTFVLQTDASDVGLGAVLSQDIEGLEKVIAHASRRLTATDGNYTTTEKECLVIIWAIRKMRCYLEGYRLEVVTDHLALKWLNSIESPSGRITRWALELQQFKFDVRYRRGKLNVVATTTDNPLMSCNRPPKWRHPVDGSKGTELMTRTTSRENCASLAHAESESYENVSTRPRLGIWGSERPFLDCLRGETMIARLTEGDQSSWDELLPEIALAINASVSDSTGFSPAFLTQGREPRLPTMLYDEVTPGSAVIAKDPEERRSANISQLEPYYTEDVENAAAEEGNETIQGDDSREQAGWKDTPRMAAKMKRRRTTAQRLGLRACGGDKPLDPRQLTTSKTSPPSRATLTSAPSLAPWPRRDPRAGHTRYTESSRRPSIEHTYHRMVEGQVCHWEGRASMMCIEVKSITIEAPWIRAGSLYVDEPPSPPPPPALG, translated from the exons ATGTTGGATCGCGTGATATTAGGTATGGATTTCTTGGCGGCGATGGGATCGCGGATACAGTGTGGAGGAGCCGCCCTTAAGGTAAAATTAGGCCCGTCGGCGGAAGACCCCCGACTGCGGCCAAGTAAAATCGATCTGATGTCGTCAGAGGATACGAACCCAGGAGCACTCGAAGAATGGAGTACGAAGGTTCCGAAGAGACAGCAATCGGGCGACAAGGGCACTACGTATACGGAGCGGAGTGAGGCCCCCGCGCACAAGCGGATCATGCGTCAGATGACCGCACTCAAGTGGACGAATTGCTTCGCGAAGATGCCATCGAACCGCACAGC ACAATTGAACGCTCACTCAGTGCCCGACGCGTACCCCGTCCCCAGGATCAATCACATCCTGGAAATACTACGTCAAGCCCGATTTATTTCGACGCTAGATTTAAAGCACGGTTATTGGCAGATACCCATGGCCAAAGACAGCCGCCAATTCACGGCCTTCACCGTTCCGGGCAGAGGCCTATACCAATGGAAATTCATGCCCTTCGAACTTCTCTCGGCCAGCGCAACTTTCCAACGCGCTTTGGATAGCATGTTTGGTGCGGACATGGAGCCGTTCGCCTTCGCCTATTTGGACGATATCATCGTTATAGGCGCCACGGAGGAACAAGATTTGGCCAACCTGGCCGAAGTCTTCCGCAGGCTGCGGAGGGCGAACCTGAAGGTAAACCCAAAGAAGTGCGCGTTCTTCAGGCGGAGACTAGTTTACCTAGGCCACGTGATTAGTGCAGAAGGAGTCCAGACCGACCCGGTGAAAGTGACGGCCATTACCAACCTGAAGCCCCTTACCTGTCTCAAGGAGCTTCGGCAGTGCCTAGGCATGGCGTCTTGGTATCGCCGGTTCGTCCCGAACTTCGCGTCTGTGGTACAGCCAATGACGGCCCTGTTGAAGAAGGGTCGGAAGTTGGCATGGAGCCACGAACAGCAGAACGCGCTAGATGAGGTGAAAAGGAGTTTAACCACTGCCCTCGTGTTAGGGTGTCCCGACTTCGACAAGACGTTTGTGTTGCAAACTGACGCTAGTGACGTGGGACTAGGAGCAGTCCTGTCGCAAGATATCGAAGGATTGGAGAAAGTCATCGCTCACGCGAGTCGTCGACTCACAGCCACGGATGGCAATTACACAACAACAGAGAAGGAGTGTCTGGTCATCATATGGGCCATTAGGAAAATGCGGTGTTACTTGGAAGGTTATCGGCTCGAAGTTGTTACCGATCACTTAGCCCTCAAGTGGTTGAACTCCATCGAAAGCCCCTCTGGTCGGATAACAAGATGGGCGCTGGAGTTACAACAGTTCAAGTTCGACGTGCGTTACCGACGAGGCAAATTGAACGTGGTGGCAACAACAACCGACAACCCTTTGATGTCTTGCAACAGACCGCCGAAGTGGAGACACCCTGTAGATGGATCCAAG GGCACAGAGCTGATGACGAGGACTACTTCCCGTGAAAACTGTGCGTCCCTAGCCCACGCAGAGTCCGAGTCCTACGAGAATGTCTCGACGCGCCCACGGCTGGGCATCTGGGGGTCCGAAAGACCGTTTCTCGACTGTCTCAGAG GAGAGACGATGATAGCCCGACTCACCGAGGGGGACCAAAGTTCCTGGGACGAGCTATTGCCGGAAATAGCACTCGCCATCAACGCAAGCGTATCGGACTCTACGGGGTTCAGCCCCGCTTTTCTGACGCAAGGACGCGAGCCCCGACTCCCTACCATGTTGTACGACGAGGTCACCCCCGGATCTGCGGTGATAGCTAAGGACCCCGAAG AAAGACGCTCCGCCAACATCAGCCAGCTGGAACCCTACTACACGGAAGATGTCGAGAACGCAGCCGCAGAAGAAGGGAACGAGACTATCCAAGGAGATGACTCGAGAGAACAAGCAGGGTGGAAGGACACACCAAGAATGGCGGCCAAGATGAAGAGGAGACGAACGACGGCGCAGAGGCTCGGTTTGCGGGCATGTGGAGGCGACAAGCCACTCGATCCTCGGCAACTTACCACGTCGAAGACGTCCCCACCATCGCGAGCGACCCTGACGAGCGCGCCGAGCCTCGCG CCTTGGCCCAGACGAGATCCTCGAGCCGGTCACACGAGGTATACCGAGTCCTCCCGACGCCCTTCCATCGAGCACACCTATCACCGCATGGTCGAGGGCCAAGTCTGTCATTGGGAAGGACGTGCCTCGATGATGTGCATCGAGGTCAAGTCCATCACAATCGAGGCACCCTGGATACGCGCCGGAAGTCTTTACGTGGACGAACCTCCGtcaccaccaccaccgcccGCATTGGGATGA